TTTAGGCCGTTGAAATGTATTGATGGTAAGGATTCTTCACTTGGACTGCACCAGGACAAGCAAAGAAGGCTCTGTGTAGGGTCTGGGCCTCGGGGAGCAGACATCCTGTCATCTCTGCACAAAGACATGGACTGAATGatgaggacaaaaataattaaatgaagtATTGCTGTTGTTAGTACTgtctgctgtcagggagtgtGTGTCAAGTCATAGATAGTCTCCTTTctgttctgatttgttttcGCTGAACAAATAAAGAGTAAATGATGGTTTTTATCCTTTGAGAGATGAGGTCAAGGAGGGGATGGAAGTGGAGCAGCTTCAACTGGGTGGGTTTTTCAGTCATTGATGAAGAAAtgaaccgtgtgtgtgtgtgtgtgtgtgcccaccTCATACGAATACTGAAGGATTTTGCTTTATGCCACATTACATTTTTCTGCTCCACTACACTACAGAGGAAAAATGTTACTCTTCTGTCCAGCTATTTAAGAAAAATGTTACAGttcaaatttatatatatatatatatatatatatatatatatatatatatatatatatatatatatatagctgtGTTCaatggttaaataaaaagaaaaagttggcaaaactttgaaaattaacatttatatgtttgttttttttcactttttcttttcaaatttcaCTGTCCCAGTTGATTTAACAATGGAAACTAAGAACAAACAAGGAGAGAGGACATTTACTTCCATGACGTTTTGTCAAGGTAACAACTTCTTTTTCTTAAGATAACTGGTATGAGATGGGAAACAGTGCAGGAGTAGCTGAGCCCACTCCActcctgattttgttttttgacctaCTATCTTTGCTTTTACATCAGCTGTGTTGTAATATAGCTGATGCAAAATGTGATGCAACAATCAAAATATACTATAACCAGAGACAGGACCAGAAGCTCAAGTGCTTCCTACTAGCCTGACTGCAGTAGTTTTGAAGTCCTGCTCctctaaaaatgaataaataaagtaagGGTTCTTTTCTTGTGTGCAGTGTATTTAGgtccaaaaatagaaaaaatgtaTAGAAAGCACCTTTCTAAGAGCTGTCACCAGCTTCCTTAAAAACGGAGAAAGATCTTCTAACCATTATCATTACTCCACAAGATGCTCTAAAGTCTCTATCTGATACAAAAAGGACACTTCTCCCCAGTCCTCCAGTCAAAGTGGGCTCTGTGTCTGTTCGTAGCTATGAGTTTGTCTTATCCTCTACTGGAGGTCAATCTGTTAATTAACTGGGGCTCATACAGGACCCTCCACCTGCCTTTAGGTGTACAGTGTAAAGCAAAAACCCGGGACCACCTTGACTTCCTGACGCCAGCCAAAGAGTGCATATTCAGCACCTTCACACAGCTGTTGTagagctgctttttttccacacaagcTGAAAACAGATCTTTGGTGGTTCTAGGGATAGCAGCAGTCCCTCAATAGCAGGACTTACAATGAAGGAAAACCATTCTCATTGTCATCATGAGTATGATTTTCAACAGCCAGTGGGTGAGGGGCCCCTGGTGCCTCAGCAGCATCACTCAGTGTCAGACTCACTGGATACATGTTCCACCCACCACTCTCTCCCTCCTCAGTCACTGCATCCATCACTAGCTGTCTGTGGGGACAAGCAATGTGTTTGTGACCCACCTttcaaaagttacaaaaaccaaaagctcCTGAATGAGCGGCACGTTtagatatatgaatggttaaaatagcacaaagtatgcagaagtagttagactgcaaaaaacatgataaaaaagaaacttgaaaaacaataatgtgaatgctgagtcagcatttacactatTAATTAAGTCATTGTCATTTAAATTAGGCACCACACAGTCAagaattcaattcaaagatCCTCACTGGGTAACACTGGGCAGACTTACtgactcattcattcattttctgtggTTCTTCCTCCAGTCTGACCTCCTCCCACACTCTGAAGAAGCTCTGCTCAGGGGAGGACTGACCAAGAACGGACCACAGAGTTTAACGTTGGAGAACACTTTGGAGAAGTTAAACCTCCAGTCTCCTGTTCTGATGAAGACTCTTGCTTCATTGACGGTGATGCTTTCTTTGTCTCATTACTTGGTGAACTGAAAGCACCAGCCTGCTGTAGTGATGAAGACTCCTGCTTCATTGATGAAGACCTAGTTCAATGGTCCTTTGGTCAATCTGAGGCCAGTGTTTGTTCGAGTGATCTAGCAAACGTTCCTTGTGATGATGGATTTACAGAATCTGAAAACGTTTCTGCTTCCTCTGGTTGCAgaaggtttttataaaatgattcGCAGTTTTCTCAGTTGAGCCTCCTCtatgtttttctgctgctggcGTCAAAATGTGGAGGACTGACcccttacattttatttttcctgaacTATGACTCAATATctgctttattcatttttatgttgatgttaCATGCAAAATCATGCACTTTGACCACTTGAGATGCACTGgagataaaataactttttatgactgttggagacttgGCCCACAGCTGGTTGATTGAAAATCAGCAGGGAATAAAATAACCTGTAGTTTCAAAATATGATGCAGCATTTTACTATTAAATTAACCAACAGTTTAAGAAAGAAATAGTATATTTGCAAATactccataaaaacaaacaaacatttgactaTATTAATGAGCCATAATCtacaactttaatttttttgtattattgatACCAGTTATTAATATAATATGATGAATGAcctacattttattacaaattcaCTTCTTTacttggaaaaatgtttttttgaagtAATGTGTACTAGtgggaattttattttagatatattTAATAACTGACTATTTAAATACTATTTTGATGAGGAGGAATGTTATTAAGATCCAAAGCtgtacatacacacattcaTGGAAGGTGTTACAATATTCTATAAATGTCaaacttcaacaaaacatttcttaaaactgattaacttgaaCTGGACATGACTCATTCTGGCAACAGTAAACATGATTTAATTCCCattcaaaacctaaaaaaactaaactaaatggatattgttttaaagtctttataaTGTATTAGATTTTAAGttctttaaattatattttagtgTAAAGCAACAACATAAATGATGGGCCGGGTCACTTCTGGTGCAACATATTTATTTCGTTTTAACTGTGAACAGAAAAGCACAGCGCTTACAGTAGCTGCTCCTAATACCTGCCGTACGCTGTTTTCTCAGCAATGGCGGACTTCTTCAGCCTAACAGAGCGTCAACCTCTGTTACATAAGGCACTGAGCGCCCTCTGATGGCGAAACCCATACATtacaaggaacaaaaaaattCTAACGCTAGTTTCTGGCTGTAAGTAATctttagcaaacaaataaaattggGGGGGTCTACTATTTTCATGCCTTGTTCTCTTTTATAGTGCCACACTCTCCCCCACAAAATTAAATGTCTTCTGACATTTCTGGTTAGCATAGTACATTACACCTCAGCATAAACACAGTCCCACAGCCCATGGTCTCCAGAAGGCATTACTTCCAATACCCTGAGTCTTAGTCACCTTGCAGTCCCTCTGAACCAAGGTCGGCTGACCTAAAGTGTCATAACTCAATACAAGCGGTTTTTGACTTTGTCTATGGGGTCGCTGTCTCACAGAGTCAGTCTCACCTTTGCTGGCAGCTGAAATGTCAGTCACTGCCTCACCGCTCTCTGACCTTCCAAGGTCAATGTCAGGGTGTTCCTCTTCGCTCTGTAGTGGCACATCCTCTTCGTTCTTTAAAGGCAAATCTTCTTGAACGTGAAGACTTGGTTCAGGCTGGGACGGCTCTGCCAAAGGGTTGAGTGGAGTCTGCTTATGTCTCCCTGGAACATTCCTGAGGTGCCACTGGTATGTGCCGCTGTAATCATCATCTGTGTCACCATTTCCTGGGTGTTGCTGTGCACATGGACGtctcagctttttctttgtaACAGTTGGAGCATCTTTTCGGGGCTTAACAGTCTGTGTTGGTGGCTTTTCTAGTGGTAGGAAGTCACAGGGCAGTAGGAGATTCCTGTGTACCACCTTGTCTCTCCCTTGACACTGGGCTGTCATCTGTTTTCCTCTCCATCACTTTGTAGATCTGGTTCTTTGCAGGTCCGCCTCTTGGAGTGAGTTTTCGGAGGAGAACTCTGTCACCAGGCTGAAGATCTCTCCCTTTAACTCTCCTGTCATAGTATGCTTTCCCTCGAGCAGCTTCCTTCGTAGCCGTTTCGGAAGCTACTGTGAAGCCTCCTGCATTCTCTTTTTCCAGCAGCTAACGTAGTTATCATAGTCCATTTGAGCTTCGTCTTTCCCCAGATTGAAGAGCAGGTCGATGGGCAGGCGTGGGGAACGTCTGAAGATGAGGTAATATGGGGCGTAGCCTGTTGCCTCGGTCTTCGTACAGTTGTACGCATGGACAACTTTAGCAAGTGACTTTTTCCAATCCTCCTTCTCCCTGTCCTCCAGGGTCCGTAACATGGACAACAGGGTCTGAATCTCTCCACCTGTCCATTATCCTGTGGGTGGTAGGGTGTCGTAAGAGAACCCTGGATACCTGAGAGTTCTTTCAACCTTGCCATGAGCTTGTTGTCGAATTCTTTACCCATGTCATGGTGTAGTCTGGTTGGGAAGCCAAACTTGAGCGCAAAGCCATTGAAGAGCTTGTCAGCAAcggttttagctgttttgttctttgtcgGATAAGCTTGGGCGAACCTCGTGAAGTGATCCATGACAACTAGTATATATTCATAGCCAAGCTTGCACTTTTCCAGGTGGAGGAAGTCTATGGAGACCAGTTGGAATGGGTAGGTTGACTGGATCGAGGTCAGAGGAGCACAGGACTGCTTACtcggtttcttcttcttgagatACTCACATTATTCAGTAACAAAGTGTTCAACATCTTTTGCCATCTGCGGCCAGTAGAACCTGTCTCTGATCAGGTCGAGTGTTTTTTCCACCCCTAAGTGGCCCATGTCTTTATGGAGCTCTTTGAAAACCAGGGGACGATAGGCTGTAGGGGCCAATAGCTGCTCTCGGCGGGCTGTTTTGCGGTGCAGGATACCATTTTGGTGAAGCTTCAACTACTGCCTGAGCAATGCAGCTACTGCAGGAGCCTCAGACTTCACCTCAACCCTGCTTGGTCTTCCACTCTGTGACTTGTACCAGAGCACTCTTGACAGGAACTCATCTGCTTCCTGGACTGTGCGGATCTCGTCTGGTGTAAATTTTTGATCAACTTCAGAGCACTAACCTGGATAACACCAATGCCTTGACAGGGGTAACTCTGTTCCACCACCACAGACTCCATAAATGCGCTTATGGCTTCCTGTCCAACTTCAGCTGTACAGCTCTTCATGTAGCTGTCAGTGTCGAGTGGCATTCGCGACAGCCCATCAGCATCTGTATTGGTCTTGCCTGGACAGTAGTGGATGGTGAAGTTATAGCTGGCCAGCTCCGCGACCCATCTGTGACCCATGGCATTGAGCTTTGCAGTACTGAGCACATATGTTAACAGGTTATTATCAGTGTACACCACAAATGACGGTGCATGGTAAAGGTAATCCCGGAAACGTTCACAGATGGCCCACTTCATTGCCAAAAACTAATTTGCCAGAGTGCAGGTGGTATTTTTTCTCTGATGGGCTCAAGGTGCGGGAACCATACACGATTACTCTCATCTTGCCTTGCTGTCGCTGGTATAAAACAGCTCCTAACCCAACTTGCAATGCATCACAACGTAACACAAAGGGCTCTGTAAAGTCGGGGTACCCAAGGACAGGAGGTCTGGTAAATGCATCTACGAGCTGGTTCAATGTCTCTTGGTGGGCGCTAGTCCATTGTATGGGTGAGCGTGATGGTAAGTGGCCTTTACTTTTCTTCACCCCTTTTTAGTCTTGTCAGCTGGGACTGAAGCAGAGTTCTCAGAGGATGGAGGACTAAGCATGTTATAGAGTGGATGGGCTATGCGGGAGAAGTTGGCGATGAAAGGCCTATAATAAGAGAGAAAACCAAGCATTTGACGTACCTCTCCGACAGTTGCAggtgctttttcttttaaagccatCAGCAGGGCCAGCTCTGCTGGGTCCATTGTGTATCCTTGGTCAGTAACCAGCTTGCCCAAAAACTTGACACTTCGCCTGAACAGTCACATTTCTTTGGAGTCACCTTAACACCATGCTCACTGTAACGCTGGAGGACAAAGCGGATGTGCTCAAGGTGCTCTTCAAAATTGCTGCTGTGCACCAGGTTGTCGTCCAGGTATGGTAGGCAAATAGTGTCTCTGAGACCTGCCATACAATGTTCCATGCTCCTCTGGAACTCAGCGGGTGCGGCGCTCAAGCCAAAGGGGATGCGTACCCATTGGTAGAGCCCCCAGGGTGTGATGAAGGCCGTTAAGGGTCGGCTCTCTTCATCCAAAAAACCCTGGTGGTACGCCTTGCCTTGGTCTGACACTGAAAACCAAGAGCTCCCAACCAGTGCATCCAGCATGTCTTGAATTCTTGGTATCGGATGACGGTCCGGAACTGACTTGCGATTGAGCTCTCTAAAGTCACAACAAAGCCGAAGGGCACCATCTTTCTTGCGGACACACACCACAGGTGATGAGTAGGGAGACCTTGATGGAGTGATCCAACCCTTGTTAAGCAGATCTTGCAGATACTCTTTCACTTCATTGTGAAGAGGTTTTGGGACAgacatgtagtttttttttagaggacTTGTGTCATGAAAGGTTATATGGATTTTCAGAGAAGGGATGCAGCCCACATCATCACTGTCATATGCAAATGCCTCATATTCTTCCCACAATATCATCTTCGCAGCTCTTTGTTGACTTTCTGTCAGGTGCTGAAGATCCACTGGTGGATCCCATGACTTTGGTCTCTGTTGAATCTTGTGCGACTGTGTGTTATTTGTGTTGTGTGACTTTAACTTtgagctctttttttcctcttgtgtcACCTCATTTACTTTTGTCTGGTAGTCTGCTGCATATACAGTCTTTATTGGTTCAAGATGTCCGATCAGTTTACGACACAAATGATGGCATACAATAACAGCACAGTGTGGCTTTTGTCAGCTGACATCAAAATCATAGGGATTTGAAACTGATTAAATGTACTCTTAATAGGCCTGTTATAAGCCAGAATGTCAGATTTTACCTATTTAACTTTTGCtttctgataaaaacagaaacgtaCACAAATGAGAGCATCTTTATTTAGAATTACgacaaaatgaaatacaaatgAACACAGGAAATGAGAGAAAGGCAGACAGGTGTAAATAAACTGGCAGAGATCAAATTATTAATACTACAAGATGACACAATTAATATGCTAATTGATACCTGAAATCATCTACCAACAACTAGTTTTTGAAAACCTATTTTAAAAACGTAATTATGAGTTACAAACATGAGTAAATTCTGTGAGCTACAGTTTGACTTTGTGAGGGGTGAACTAGTGCAGCACTACTGAGCTCTAAAAAGCTCATTACAAATTGGAGTGGGGTTTGATTAGTTTTAACAACAACATGGCATTAAATCAGTGCTGTAGTGAAACCACTTGTTTTAATGTGATCTTTTAGGACTCACCTACTTGCAAATAAAAAGACCTTAGAGGTGGAAGGACATGCTTATCAAGAGGGAGTGActgtcaaaaatgtttaaatcccaagcaaaatatctaatttgtttttgtaatttgctTTTTTGGCAAGACATTTGTTTGAGCAGAGTGGGACACCAATTATTTTAACACTAACTGCctaaaatgagttttaagactgtaaaatgtaaatgtaaaataattagcCTCAACAGTAATAACTTACTGAAAAACGGATAACTTATATTGCATGCTGTgttttgtgccagagttttaaactaaaaccatcttatgttgagaaatggagttAGAGtaattttgattaaatcttgaaaaaaatattttacacaatttgaCACAATATTGCAAAACCTTACACTGCTAGTGCCTGAgatatatgttggggatgattctcagctactaccacaacatattttatttgtaaaactgacttatagctaatattgtattttattatctgtAGTGGCCATTTGGAATCAATTTACCTtctaaagttattcagttgtagatgtgcatcctgTGGTTTATTTTCAGTATAATCAGTGGTTCATTCAATGATTTGCTATCGGACAAATGAAgaaacacaaccacacacacacacagacctggtCAAATcaattttctaaattatttgataaaaaatCAGCAGATGATCTTTTGAATGTTGTTGCAGTTTGTGATGATGAACATGTTCCCATGTGTCCAGTGCAGGTATTTAGCATCACTTGATCTCTTTAGACAAACTCTCAGGTGTAtggaaatcaaataaaaggcTGTTCTAGTCACATTAAAGTGGTATCTGCCCTATCAGCTCAGTTAGAACATTCTTTGATAAATACTGACCTCCTCTGGTCTGTAGCTGATGGTACATGGTAAGTCAAACATTTAAGGTTTTTCCCCTCTTAAAGAGGCAGAACACAGAAAGTCACActgtaaacaataaacacacaaagaactTTATTCATTGTTAATACAATAAATATACAAACTCAAACTGCTCAACATGCGACTAAAGGTAAAACCTGTATGCATCTTAAAAAGACACCATCTGTAAATCATACTAAATATACACACAATCCTTCTGAACCGTTTCATTAGAGGGCAGCCATCAGTAGTTCTGaagatttttattgaaatttcaGCATTTGTCACACCATAATGTCTATAAATTAGAATTTGTAGCCATAGTCCGTCTACATCGCACTACGTCCCACTGCTTTAGTTTACAACATTATttccaaacaaaatcaaacagcagaaatctgtATTAGCCTGGTTCTTTTCAGGAGGAATTTCAtcatgctttgtgtttttgttagacATACATGTGCAGGCCAAAACGGAGCCAAGATCAGACTAAAACGAAGCAATTTGCACAAAAAGCTGGGAAAAAAATCTCAGACTCTGTCCTGCAAACAGATTGACTCAAAGTTCCAGTTCCCTTtattccttctctctctctctctctctctctctctctcacacacacacacacacacacatgggctTTAACATAAGATGCAACACATTCACAATAAGGAGCAATTTAGAGTTCTAATGTGTAgaaaaatagacattttaaaaatttttagatgatgaaatgtttcagcctcaattttatcatttaaataatgAACATCAGTCTTGACTGTGGTATGTCAGAGTTCAGTAATGATCAACCAACTTAAAGCCTAAAATAAGCAATTACCACATTAAAACACTATTACTGAGCATTTAAAGTATGCATTACAGTGGCAATATACTGATTTATTTCTAATCCACGGccagtttcacatttttatctcGGCTTACACCTCAACATACCAGTGAAAAGCATCCTGAGCTAAACATCCAGCAAGAAGTAAAAGCTGGACACAAATTACACACTTTCCCCCTCAATGACGCAAAAACTGCACAACCATACAGTCAGATATACAGGGAAGTGAATCACTTACAGATTGTACCATTCCTTTAtgcagttaaaagaaaaaaggatctGATGCATAAAGAATACCAAGAGAAACCTGTGTGGTACTGAGGAGGAAGGCATGAGGCCGctcaatttacaaaaatacttcaacaaTATACAGATAAACTCCAGTGACCAGATTTAAAGTACAGCTCATTTAGATCTCaccaatttaaataaacaaaatatatcaaaaagtAAGTAACAACTACAGTGGAATTAAGTTGGGTATTTTGTTCAATGAATTCCatatttttactataaaaaaaaaaagataaaatcctTCTCAAGTTGTCTAAATAGACCAAGTCTTACAGATTTTTCTAGAAGTGCATCCGTCCAACACTCACACTAAGACATAACacctccaaacaaacaaaagagctaTATATTTTGATAATCTTACAGAATGTCAAATACAGCTGGAGCTCAGCTTCTGAGGTTTTAGGTCATTATAACATTTAACTTCTTTCACACAGAATACACAGAAATCAAAAGATTAATGGATTATATtgataaaacaaatcagaaatgtGTGCGCCAAATTTCATTCAGCAGAAATGAGCAGATTtaacaaagtatttcatgacgttccaggaaaaaaaagaagctagcattccttaaaggataGCATGTTGCCATTCGCCTTGattgctgaagttttaaatttaaatcctgCACGATCAGTTGGAGCTTGGAGTGTTATAAATGCTCAGCTACCGAGTGCAACACCtggaaaattaaatcaaatagtgagcatttcattaaaaccaatccatgagatattttgctaacagacaaatgaacacacgcaggcacaggcagttacatgattgcccgccCTTCATTACAATGAATCAGAAGGGTTTATCCTTCCAGATTTGACCACTGTGGACAGATGCTGCCCTCTAAAGGTCAATTTAGTTGCTACAGTTTCAGAtgctaaagaataaaaacaggcttCTTGAatactgtttctttttcttccatcattaaaaactgttttttgtggaCAACTTGTGGTTTACATTTTTACTCTCCACTGCTGAGTGTGTGATGGTTGAACAGAAGAATTTCAGTGAGGCACCACTTTAAGAAAGTTGAGACTTAAACCtattttttcttcagattttggaaaaaaaaaagcagtagaaaaatcaacaacaaagaCTCAGAATGCACTGCACTCATCTTACGCATTACAGATGCTGTTCACTAGAGGTCActagtaaaagaaataaaactctgctgtccaataataaaataaaatggagtaGTATTTTGGTTGAGAAATCAAAGAAGCCAGTAGTTCTGACGTGATTAATGGAGAAACATGTCAGGGGGGGTTGGTTCAGCTGCATTACAACCTGTTACTGATCCAGAGGCAAcagcaacttttaaaaaggcaCACAAACAATCATTAAATTAGACATACATGCACATCcgcacacaaacccacacagaggaagaagagcacGTTTATATCCTGGTACTGAGTGCAGAGTAGGCAAGTTGCcaggtccagtcaaagtccaagtggtttcttcttcttcaggctGAGAACAAAGATAATAGTTGACTCATGAGTAAATTCCTGCGTGTTGTGTGATCAGGGGCCCCCTGTCGTTATTAGATCTGCTCTTTGAAGGCTCCTTGTGCAGCAGTGGAGGCGGCGTTAGCAGCAGCCGTCTGGACTGTCTTGTTGGACATGACGCCGGTGGCAAACTCCTGCTGGGCCTTCTCAAAGCTGGCGCCAGTGGTACGGTACAACATGTGGACCTGAGGGGGGGACGAGAAGAACAAGGGGGTTCAAATAGCACAGTAACAAATGGAACGTACAGTAAATACTGTCCACATCTGTTGATACCTTCTTGAACATGATGAGGGACAGGACAGCCAGTGAGGTAAACAGAGCTGCGATGAGGATCATTAAGATGCCCACTGGGATGCTTCTGTTCAGAGCGGTCAGAGCTGAGATCCAACCACTACAGAGAAGAAGATctttacaaacaaacactaaatgCCCTTCAACTAATCTCACTTTCATCTTGTTCCATAGAACCTGATCCAAAACACATCAATGTGTCAGGATCAGATGAGCCTTCATTACACTGAACAGAACTGTGGTTAAGTTTATTCAATCCTACAACCACACAGATAATCACTTGTAAAATTTGGAGGACATTTGCTTAAATCTAAACTACTGTTATGATTTTTACATTACAAATACTTGCTTAAAATGACCATAAAATTTCTTCAGTCTGTCTTTGTTCAGTCCCGTTTCCCACAGCTCCCGTTGGTGTTAAATTCAAAACAGAATATTCTCAAATGGCAAAgttgtttaaatttgatcaaattaaaaccTTCCAGGACAGGATATAAGCATCATTATTGATCAGAACTGTTCATTTTAAACTCGCatagaaaaacttgttttaagtttttttttaaataaatcttgtttCTCACTTCACGTGAGGAGAATCTGGATTTCTGCAACTACTTTGCTTTTATTGGATAACAGTGACTTACTTTTTGTAACTGCACCTGGCCAGTAACCACATACTTATTTTTTACAGTGGGGTACCTAGTGTCTACCTTCAGCAACGTGTGAGAGGCGGGGTTTGGCCTgtacaggttgcaagtccatcaccgGGCAAAATGGAGACAACACatccattcacacctagggacaatttataGTTCTcgattaacctaacatgcatgtttgtagtttttgggAGGGAACTGGAGTACTTAGAGAAACCCCACatatgcacagggagaacatgtaaactccacacagaaagaccccaggcaGGATGCAAACAGGCAAGTTTtaaccactgctctgctgtACCACCACTAAATGGCTGTTCTGTCTGTCCACAGACTTTCCCACTGGTTGGTTTTTCTGTCTGGTAACTAATTTGGATAGAAGTGAGTTCAACTACATCAAGTCGGTATCGCTTAACCTTGCATACAAGCTCTGGGTCCTTCCCTGCCAGTGAGGTTACATTCCACAGGTGGCTTCCTGTCATTTCTTCAAGCTTCACTCGATCAAACCCAAgaaaccaggcaagtcccaccCCAGGGGGTGGCTCCAGGAGGATGCCCCAGTTTCACTATCCTGACAAATGTAATCTTTCCTCATGAAGGTCTAATAATCACTCTTAGTCTGACCCCCCCCACTGTGGGAGACCCTTCCAGAGGCAGACCATACAAGTGAAATACACACTACTGTGAGCAGTAAATACTTGTTTTCAATGTTACATCTCACCTTGCACCCCAACTAGTGATCCCAATGCACTGCATAACATAAATCCCAAACTGACAGAtgtacacaaagaaaaaaacaaaaaatttgaaTGAGCTGTCActcctgcagaaagaaaagaaaagaaaaaaaagatgagtaaGTGACCAGGTTCGAGTTCAGCTTGTGCATGTGAACAGCCGTTTACCTGAAGGCTCCATAAAGTGGTCTGTACCAGCAGACGAAAGCACACGGAGTGAAGAGCAGAAGCCAGAGAATGGACAAACCAAAGTCCACTCCACGGGACGAATCCACACAGAACCAGGCCAGGCAGCCGAACATGTTGACCAGCAGCGTCCCAGAGTGCACTGAGAGGGGAGAGGAGGACCGCAAGTAACTTCAGTGTCCTGCCAAGTCAAATCCACAGGGTTCCTACAAATGTTCCATTTTACAGACTCATTTTGAGATTTCTcaggtgttttatttgaactatTTTGATGTCAAGACATACTGGAAATGTTTGCGCAGTGATCTCCCTTTCTTAATACTGGGGTTAGTCTTCTTCAATACAAATGAATGATCATTTAGTAAAACTGTTCCCAAATGATGAGAATATCACACAGTTGGGTAACTGCTAAAATAGGATGTAAAAATGTCTCAGCAtctgtaaataaactacaaCAATCAAAACCTttgactaaaatatttttagtacTTTTTGTCTTCAGTATTCATTTTACCTCCTTAAAACATTAGATGTAGGGAGGAATTctaataaaactgtgttttaattgattttacaATGCATTAGCATTGGGATGTTTAAAGATTATTATAACCTTATTTTCTTTGCACTATTTGAGGTCTGA
Above is a genomic segment from Kryptolebias marmoratus isolate JLee-2015 linkage group LG14, ASM164957v2, whole genome shotgun sequence containing:
- the LOC108250649 gene encoding secretory carrier-associated membrane protein 1; amino-acid sequence: MSGLDRNPFSDQDLSNPFQDPSVQQVRRSTPAGLDEYNPFTDAKPTPAGMAPKTAGPTVSTQPAIMKPTEEPPAYSQPQTQESSQAAAELLKRQEELERKAAELDRREREMQSLSASGGRKNNWPPLPENFPVGPCFYHDITVDIPVEFQKTVKIMYYLWMLHSGTLLVNMFGCLAWFCVDSSRGVDFGLSILWLLLFTPCAFVCWYRPLYGAFRSDSSFKFFVFFFVYICQFGIYVMQCIGITSWGASGWISALTALNRSIPVGILMILIAALFTSLAVLSLIMFKKVHMLYRTTGASFEKAQQEFATGVMSNKTVQTAAANAASTAAQGAFKEQI